From Candidatus Vondammii sp. HM_W22, one genomic window encodes:
- the ftsB gene encoding cell division protein FtsB, whose amino-acid sequence MLRILTVLLLLILITLQFRLWVGEGSLAEVHALQKEAALQKNQLGKMRQRNQALQAEVADLKQGLEAIEERARSELGMIRKDEVFYQVIEPKTRQKD is encoded by the coding sequence ATGCTACGAATCCTGACAGTGCTGCTGCTACTGATACTGATTACGCTTCAGTTTCGTCTCTGGGTGGGTGAGGGGAGCTTGGCGGAGGTACATGCCCTGCAAAAAGAGGCAGCGCTGCAGAAAAACCAGTTGGGAAAAATGCGGCAGCGTAATCAGGCACTTCAGGCAGAGGTGGCCGATCTTAAACAGGGACTTGAGGCGATTGAAGAGCGCGCCCGCAGTGAACTTGGGATGATTAGGAAAGACGAGGTCTTTTACCAGGTGATTGAGCCCAAAACGAGGCAGAAGGATTGA
- the ispD gene encoding 2-C-methyl-D-erythritol 4-phosphate cytidylyltransferase: MMSSHWAIVPAAGVGRRMGSAVPKQYLDLGGRPVIEYALESLLNHPEIKEVLVPLSESDEWWSETAFATDPRIRRVSGGRERCDSVLNALRMLADEADPDDWVLVHDAARPCLRSFDLDKLINTLRNHPVGGLLAVPLHDTVKRANESGGVLETLPGESLWRAYTPQMFRYSTLCSSLEDALAAGKRVTDEASAIELSGLSPLLVEGAADNIKITRPEDLQLAAFYLAGQYFCV; the protein is encoded by the coding sequence TTGATGTCCAGTCACTGGGCCATTGTTCCGGCTGCGGGTGTTGGTCGTCGTATGGGAAGCGCTGTTCCCAAGCAGTACCTTGATCTTGGTGGCCGTCCGGTTATTGAGTATGCCCTGGAGTCATTGCTCAACCATCCTGAGATAAAAGAGGTGCTGGTCCCCCTATCTGAATCTGATGAATGGTGGAGTGAGACCGCGTTCGCCACTGATCCGCGGATACGTCGTGTTAGTGGTGGCCGAGAGCGTTGTGATTCCGTGCTGAATGCCCTGCGCATGCTTGCTGATGAAGCAGACCCGGATGACTGGGTGCTTGTACACGATGCCGCCAGACCCTGCCTGCGCAGTTTTGACCTTGATAAGTTGATAAATACCCTCCGGAATCACCCTGTCGGCGGTCTGCTGGCGGTTCCTTTGCATGACACTGTCAAGCGTGCGAATGAATCAGGAGGCGTGCTTGAGACGCTGCCAGGTGAGTCGTTGTGGCGGGCTTATACGCCCCAGATGTTTCGCTATTCCACTCTCTGTTCCTCGCTGGAAGATGCGTTGGCAGCGGGTAAACGTGTTACAGATGAGGCCAGTGCCATTGAATTGTCCGGCCTTTCGCCGTTGCTGGTTGAAGGGGCTGCAGATAATATCAAGATTACCCGACCGGAGGATTTGCAGTTGGCGGCTTTCTATCTGGCTGGTCAATATTTTTGTGTGTAA
- a CDS encoding TusE/DsrC/DsvC family sulfur relay protein → MIPIPDPLATETSKAPESFNEWSEATARTLAAEEDIELTDAHWEVIHFLRGHCEQNGTSCSARLLIRALSGAFKKQGGKRYPYTLFPHGPVVQACKISGIPLPAYALDLSFGSVH, encoded by the coding sequence ATGATACCGATACCAGACCCCCTGGCAACCGAAACCAGCAAGGCCCCTGAAAGCTTTAACGAGTGGAGTGAAGCAACGGCCAGAACGTTGGCAGCCGAAGAGGATATTGAACTGACCGACGCCCACTGGGAAGTGATCCACTTTCTTCGCGGACACTGCGAGCAAAACGGCACCAGCTGTAGCGCAAGACTGTTAATTAGAGCACTCTCCGGGGCATTCAAAAAGCAAGGAGGCAAACGATACCCCTATACTCTCTTCCCACACGGCCCCGTCGTACAGGCCTGTAAAATTTCCGGCATCCCGCTGCCTGCCTATGCACTTGATCTATCGTTTGGCAGCGTTCACTGA